Proteins from a genomic interval of Salinarchaeum sp. Harcht-Bsk1:
- the ilvB gene encoding biosynthetic-type acetolactate synthase large subunit, giving the protein MTDDESDTEPSDASTDAVPDGGKATAGPTGTTAPGSAAERGAGTEGTDPDVGDDDQSTADADAGQRQVTSGAQSVVRALENSGIEYLFGVQGGAIMPVYDALYDSEALTHVTMAHEQGASHAADAYGIVSGEPGVCLATSGPGATNLVTGIADADMDSDPMIALTGQVPTDFVGNDAFQETDTTGVTDPITKHNIFATDADTVGDDVGTALELSRTGRPGPTLVDLPKDVTNAETDREPGAPQTPETYTVQETAERANVVDAARAIEDAERPAILAGGGIVKGDASDELYEFATEYEIPVVTTMPGLGAFPEDHELSMEMAGMHGTGFANMAITHTDLLIGIGTRFDDRLTGGIETFAPDAEVVHVDIDPAEISKNIHADYPLIGDAATVIEQLHDEVEAAPEADEWREQCRTWKKEYPMDYPIPEDRPLQPEFVVEALDEATGDDAIVTTGVGQHQMWACQYWEFTEPRTWVSSHGLGTMGYGMPAAIGARLAADDDQDVVCFEGDGSFLMTMQELSVAVREDLDVTVAVLNNEYVGMVRQWQDAFFEGRHAASEYGWCPEFDKLAEAFGARGWAVDDYDEVADAVEAAVDYDGPSVIDFRIDPQANVYPMVPSGGDNGKFALSEGQL; this is encoded by the coding sequence ATGACCGACGACGAATCCGACACCGAACCGAGCGACGCCTCGACGGACGCCGTTCCCGACGGTGGAAAGGCGACCGCCGGTCCGACCGGGACGACCGCACCTGGCTCCGCGGCCGAGCGTGGCGCCGGTACCGAGGGCACCGACCCCGACGTCGGTGACGACGACCAATCGACGGCCGACGCCGACGCGGGCCAGCGCCAGGTCACCTCCGGAGCACAGTCGGTCGTCCGCGCGCTCGAGAACTCCGGCATCGAGTACCTCTTCGGGGTCCAGGGCGGCGCGATCATGCCCGTCTACGACGCGCTCTACGACTCCGAGGCGCTGACCCACGTCACGATGGCCCACGAGCAGGGCGCCTCCCACGCCGCAGACGCCTATGGCATCGTCTCCGGCGAGCCAGGCGTCTGCCTGGCCACGTCGGGTCCCGGTGCGACGAACCTTGTGACCGGCATCGCCGACGCCGACATGGACTCCGACCCGATGATCGCGTTGACCGGTCAGGTCCCCACGGACTTCGTCGGCAACGACGCGTTCCAGGAGACCGACACCACCGGCGTCACCGATCCGATCACGAAGCACAACATCTTCGCGACGGACGCCGACACGGTCGGCGACGACGTCGGCACGGCGCTGGAACTCTCGCGCACGGGCCGCCCTGGGCCGACCCTGGTCGACCTGCCCAAGGACGTGACCAACGCCGAGACCGACCGGGAGCCGGGCGCACCACAGACGCCCGAGACTTACACGGTCCAGGAAACCGCCGAGCGCGCGAACGTCGTCGATGCCGCGCGGGCCATCGAGGACGCCGAGCGCCCCGCGATCCTGGCCGGCGGTGGGATCGTCAAGGGCGACGCCAGCGACGAACTGTACGAGTTCGCGACCGAGTACGAGATTCCGGTCGTGACGACGATGCCCGGACTGGGCGCGTTCCCCGAGGACCACGAGCTATCGATGGAGATGGCCGGCATGCACGGCACCGGATTCGCCAACATGGCCATCACCCACACCGACCTCCTGATCGGGATCGGCACGCGCTTCGACGACCGCCTGACCGGCGGCATCGAGACGTTCGCGCCCGACGCGGAGGTCGTCCACGTGGACATCGATCCGGCGGAGATCAGCAAGAACATCCACGCGGACTACCCCCTGATCGGCGACGCTGCAACGGTGATCGAGCAGCTTCACGACGAGGTCGAAGCTGCGCCGGAGGCAGACGAGTGGCGCGAGCAGTGCCGGACCTGGAAGAAGGAGTATCCGATGGACTACCCGATCCCGGAGGATCGGCCGCTCCAGCCGGAGTTCGTCGTCGAGGCGCTGGACGAGGCGACCGGCGACGACGCGATCGTCACGACCGGCGTCGGCCAACACCAGATGTGGGCCTGCCAGTACTGGGAGTTCACCGAGCCCCGCACCTGGGTTTCCAGCCACGGGCTGGGCACGATGGGCTACGGCATGCCCGCGGCGATCGGCGCGCGGTTGGCTGCTGACGACGACCAGGACGTCGTCTGTTTCGAGGGCGACGGCTCCTTCCTGATGACGATGCAGGAGCTGTCAGTCGCCGTCCGCGAGGACCTCGACGTCACCGTCGCGGTGCTCAACAACGAGTACGTCGGCATGGTTCGCCAGTGGCAGGACGCCTTCTTCGAGGGTCGCCACGCGGCCTCGGAGTACGGCTGGTGTCCCGAGTTCGACAAGCTGGCGGAGGCCTTCGGCGCCCGCGGCTGGGCGGTCGACGACTACGACGAGGTCGCCGACGCCGTCGAGGCCGCGGTCGACTACGACGGTCCGAGCGTGATCGACTTCCGGATCGACCCGCAGGCGAACGTCTATCCGATGGTCCCCAGCGGCGGGGACAACGGGAAGTTCGCGCTGTCGGAGGGCCAGCTCTGA
- a CDS encoding LeuA family protein: MPTTRLAPARRIEFFQGTLDSTDEIETARVFDTTLRDGEQSPRTSFSYEDKREIAAILDEMGTHVIEAGFPVNSDAEFEAVRDIAKSTSSDVCGLARVVDKDIEAALDSGAEMVHVFVSTSDVQIEDSMHATREEVRQNAVDAVERVTEAGATCMFSPMDATRTDEGFLLDVIEAVSEAGTDWINIPDTCGVAAPRRFYDLIDTVTDHTDARIDVHTHDDFGMATANAIAGIEAGADQAQVSVNSIGERAGNAAYEEFVMAVESVFQADTGIDTTRITELSRVVEEKSGIETPGNKPVVGANAFSHESGIHAAGVIENSDTFEPGVMTPEMVGAQRELVLGKHTGTHGVRERLVDAGFAPSDEEVRAVTRRVKDYGAEGDRVTEAELERFAREVGVSLEEEEVRA; the protein is encoded by the coding sequence ATTCCGACGACTCGTCTGGCACCAGCCAGGCGGATCGAGTTCTTCCAGGGCACACTGGATTCAACTGACGAGATCGAGACGGCGCGCGTTTTCGACACGACGCTCAGAGACGGGGAACAGTCGCCTCGCACGTCCTTCTCCTACGAGGACAAACGCGAGATAGCGGCGATCCTCGACGAGATGGGCACCCACGTCATCGAGGCAGGGTTCCCGGTGAACTCGGACGCCGAGTTCGAGGCAGTCCGAGACATCGCGAAGAGCACCAGCTCCGACGTGTGTGGGCTGGCGCGAGTCGTGGACAAGGACATCGAAGCCGCCCTCGATTCGGGCGCGGAGATGGTCCACGTCTTCGTCTCGACGAGCGACGTCCAGATCGAGGACTCCATGCACGCGACCCGCGAGGAGGTCCGCCAGAACGCGGTCGACGCCGTCGAGCGGGTCACCGAAGCGGGCGCGACCTGCATGTTCTCGCCCATGGACGCCACGCGCACGGACGAAGGATTCCTACTGGACGTGATCGAGGCCGTCTCCGAGGCGGGGACGGACTGGATCAACATCCCGGACACCTGCGGCGTCGCCGCGCCGCGGCGGTTCTACGACCTGATCGACACGGTCACGGACCACACCGACGCGCGGATCGACGTCCACACCCACGACGACTTCGGGATGGCGACGGCCAACGCCATCGCGGGCATCGAGGCCGGCGCCGACCAGGCCCAGGTCTCGGTCAACTCCATCGGCGAGCGGGCCGGCAACGCCGCCTACGAAGAGTTCGTGATGGCCGTCGAGTCCGTGTTCCAGGCCGACACCGGCATCGACACGACGCGGATCACGGAGCTGTCACGCGTCGTCGAGGAGAAGTCCGGTATCGAGACGCCGGGCAACAAGCCGGTCGTCGGGGCCAACGCCTTCTCCCACGAGAGCGGCATCCACGCCGCGGGCGTGATCGAGAACTCCGACACCTTCGAGCCCGGCGTCATGACCCCCGAGATGGTCGGTGCCCAGCGCGAACTGGTCCTGGGCAAGCACACCGGGACCCACGGCGTCCGCGAGCGCCTGGTCGACGCTGGCTTCGCCCCCTCCGACGAGGAGGTCCGGGCGGTCACCCGGCGGGTCAAGGACTACGGCGCCGAGGGCGACCGCGTCACCGAGGCGGAGCTGGAGCGCTTCGCCCGCGAGGTCGGGGTATCCCTCGAGGAAGAGGAGGTCCGGGCGTAG
- a CDS encoding S8 family serine peptidase encodes MVSRRTLLELGGSAIGLSFLGTVTASAGDAQYLVRGSGGVARRVESSGFDIRYELADGAVLVVVGPEDAESELRSVAGVVDAVRDASFEVELPGPVESVGASVDGHESLDGILTENQWDKHRTNVAAAHELATGEGTTIAVLDTGVDHEHPDLAANVDESASRLFASLDSLQDNPWDVNGHGTHVAGIAAANGSVGVTGTAPDADVVSLRVFYLVETDDGPVLTTTTGDILAAIDYAASIGADAANLSIGTPPIPPSGNSEGYRPMYQTVIQHATRAGTLVVVSAGNASANLQQGGYFTVPNSVASAMSISATGPADGLSYYSNYGTNEIDVGAPGGLYSSLATSFCAIQEWLAAAEEGEEPPSLISNDPREAGETGTLWLDEDGVPTSDPDAIASTTECPIPEWPYPFNFVFSTLPGGEWGWIAGTSMAAPQVTGAAAVLRDANPGASPAQLEQAIEQSADGTDGKNDPSLGAGRLDVAGALEKL; translated from the coding sequence ATGGTATCCAGACGAACGCTACTCGAACTCGGTGGCAGCGCAATCGGACTATCCTTCCTCGGCACGGTGACGGCGTCGGCTGGAGACGCCCAGTACCTCGTCAGAGGATCGGGAGGCGTCGCACGGCGGGTCGAATCTTCGGGATTCGACATCAGGTACGAACTCGCTGACGGCGCGGTGCTGGTCGTCGTCGGTCCGGAGGATGCCGAGAGCGAGCTCCGGAGCGTCGCCGGCGTCGTCGACGCCGTTCGGGACGCGTCGTTCGAGGTGGAACTGCCGGGTCCGGTCGAGTCCGTCGGTGCGAGCGTGGACGGGCACGAATCCCTCGACGGTATCCTCACAGAGAATCAGTGGGACAAGCACAGGACGAACGTCGCGGCCGCGCACGAGCTGGCGACGGGCGAGGGCACGACGATCGCGGTCCTCGACACCGGCGTCGATCACGAGCACCCCGATCTGGCCGCGAACGTCGACGAGTCGGCCAGCCGTCTCTTCGCCAGCCTGGACTCGCTCCAGGACAATCCGTGGGACGTCAACGGCCACGGCACGCACGTGGCCGGGATCGCCGCCGCGAACGGCAGCGTCGGGGTCACCGGCACCGCCCCCGACGCCGACGTTGTGTCCCTGCGCGTGTTCTACCTGGTCGAGACCGACGACGGACCCGTCCTCACGACGACGACCGGGGACATCCTCGCGGCGATCGACTACGCGGCCTCGATCGGGGCCGACGCCGCGAACCTGAGCATCGGAACGCCGCCGATCCCGCCGTCGGGCAATTCGGAGGGGTACAGACCGATGTACCAGACGGTGATCCAGCACGCGACGCGGGCGGGAACGCTCGTCGTCGTCAGTGCCGGGAACGCGTCCGCGAACCTCCAGCAGGGCGGCTACTTCACCGTTCCCAACAGCGTCGCGAGCGCGATGAGCATCAGCGCGACCGGACCCGCCGACGGCCTGAGCTATTACTCCAACTACGGGACCAACGAGATCGACGTCGGGGCGCCGGGCGGACTTTACAGCTCGCTCGCGACGTCGTTCTGTGCGATTCAGGAGTGGCTCGCGGCTGCGGAGGAGGGCGAGGAACCCCCGTCGTTGATATCGAACGACCCGCGCGAGGCGGGCGAGACCGGGACCCTCTGGCTGGACGAGGACGGCGTCCCGACGAGCGATCCCGACGCAATCGCGTCGACGACGGAGTGCCCGATTCCGGAGTGGCCGTACCCGTTCAACTTCGTCTTCTCCACGCTCCCGGGGGGCGAGTGGGGGTGGATCGCCGGTACCTCGATGGCTGCGCCGCAGGTCACCGGTGCCGCCGCCGTGCTCCGGGACGCGAATCCGGGAGCGAGTCCGGCACAGTTGGAGCAAGCGATCGAGCAATCTGCCGACGGCACGGACGGCAAGAACGATCCCAGCCTGGGGGCCGGCCGTCTCGACGTCGCTGGCGCGTTGGAGAAGCTCTGA
- a CDS encoding aldo/keto reductase, giving the protein MEYVQAGDAEIPELGLGTWQNTGQSCAETVETALELGYRHVDTAQMYGNEAQVGEGIERSSVDRDDVFLTTKLDRGNLEADDARESFEESLEKLGTDYVDLLLIHWPHPRVPFEETLGVMDELHDEGTVRHIGVSNFTPAQLEEAMGITRAPIVTDQVLYNPYKDQSDLHAFSLESDVALTAYSPLGRGDAISDSMLAAIGERYDKSAAQVALRWLVQQENVVAIPKATSREHLEANLAIYDFELTRDEMERIATLDGGIKRRIWNRFPGLMRRIPF; this is encoded by the coding sequence ATGGAGTACGTCCAAGCCGGCGACGCCGAGATTCCCGAACTCGGCCTCGGCACCTGGCAGAACACCGGCCAGTCCTGTGCCGAGACGGTCGAAACTGCCCTCGAACTGGGCTATCGACACGTCGACACCGCGCAGATGTACGGCAACGAGGCGCAGGTCGGTGAAGGAATCGAGCGATCCAGCGTCGATCGCGACGACGTCTTCCTGACGACGAAGCTCGATCGAGGGAACCTCGAAGCGGACGACGCTCGCGAGTCCTTCGAGGAGAGTCTCGAAAAACTCGGCACCGACTACGTCGACCTCCTCCTGATTCACTGGCCCCATCCCCGCGTCCCCTTCGAGGAGACGCTCGGCGTGATGGACGAACTGCACGACGAGGGGACGGTCCGCCACATCGGGGTGAGCAACTTCACGCCTGCCCAGCTCGAGGAGGCGATGGGGATCACACGCGCCCCGATCGTCACCGACCAGGTGCTCTACAACCCGTACAAGGACCAGTCCGATCTCCACGCGTTCAGTCTCGAATCCGACGTCGCGCTGACCGCGTACAGCCCGCTGGGCCGCGGCGACGCGATATCCGATTCGATGCTCGCCGCGATCGGCGAGCGCTACGACAAGTCCGCCGCTCAGGTCGCGCTCCGGTGGCTCGTCCAGCAAGAGAACGTCGTCGCGATTCCGAAGGCGACGAGTCGCGAGCACCTCGAAGCGAACCTCGCAATCTACGACTTCGAACTCACCCGGGACGAGATGGAACGTATCGCCACCCTCGACGGCGGGATCAAGCGGCGGATCTGGAATCGCTTCCCGGGGCTGATGCGACGGATTCCGTTCTAG